The Candidatus Dormiibacterota bacterium genome contains a region encoding:
- a CDS encoding DUF1761 domain-containing protein has product MPEADVNYVAVVVAAILNMAAGAAWYSRPAFGDAWAKAVGKKMEDMGGATTGYALTTIGSLIMAFVLAVFIDYTGAATFYQGAQTGLWAWLGFVLPTMGANAVFEEKGRKLFAINAGYPLLALILMGGLLAVW; this is encoded by the coding sequence ATGCCCGAAGCAGATGTAAATTATGTGGCGGTGGTAGTAGCAGCAATACTTAATATGGCAGCCGGAGCGGCCTGGTATTCCCGGCCGGCGTTTGGCGACGCCTGGGCTAAGGCAGTTGGTAAGAAGATGGAGGATATGGGTGGCGCCACAACCGGCTACGCCCTAACTACTATCGGTTCGCTCATTATGGCGTTCGTATTGGCGGTATTCATCGATTATACCGGAGCGGCTACTTTCTACCAGGGAGCTCAGACCGGCCTGTGGGCCTGGCTTGGCTTTGTACTGCCGACTATGGGCGCCAATGCCGTCTTTGAAGAAAAGGGCAGGAAGCTGTTTGCCATTAATGCCGGCTACCCGCTGCTAGCCCTTATTCTAATGGGCGGCCTGCTCGCCGTTTGGTAG
- the msrA gene encoding peptide-methionine (S)-S-oxide reductase MsrA, whose protein sequence is MTQKATLAGGCFWCLEAAYQQVKGVHTVTNGYVGGSVPNPTYEQVCGGSTGHAEAVQIEFNPNMVSFGELLDIFWAIHDPTTRNRQGNDIGSQYRSVIFYHNHEQKASASASIRKAASLWKDPITTELLPLTEFYPAEEYHRDYFARHPEEAYCRVVINPKLQKLKHQFASKLKI, encoded by the coding sequence GTGACGCAGAAGGCGACCTTAGCTGGCGGCTGCTTTTGGTGCTTGGAGGCGGCCTACCAGCAGGTAAAGGGAGTTCACACTGTAACCAACGGATATGTCGGAGGCAGCGTTCCTAATCCGACATACGAGCAAGTATGCGGCGGGTCTACCGGCCACGCCGAGGCTGTTCAAATAGAATTCAACCCGAATATGGTAAGCTTTGGCGAACTACTGGATATCTTTTGGGCGATACACGACCCGACCACCCGAAATAGGCAGGGGAATGACATCGGCTCTCAGTACCGTTCGGTGATTTTCTATCATAATCACGAGCAAAAAGCCTCAGCCAGTGCCTCTATACGCAAGGCGGCTAGTTTATGGAAGGATCCGATTACTACCGAACTTCTGCCGCTTACGGAGTTTTATCCGGCAGAGGAATACCACCGCGATTACTTTGCCCGCCACCCAGAGGAGGCCTACTGCCGGGTAGTCATTAATCCCAAACTACAGAAATTAAAGCACCAGTTTGCCTCCAAGCTTAAAATTTAG
- the msrB gene encoding peptide-methionine (R)-S-oxide reductase MsrB → MKDSDLKKTPDEYWRRKLTPEQYQIIRGKGTEPAFSGVYLDNKDNGMYKCVACGQSLFSSNTKFDSSTGWPSFYQAASEGAVELHSDTSLGMERTEVICAHCGAHLGHVFNDGPKPSGKRYCINSLALEFESVKPGGDTK, encoded by the coding sequence GTGAAAGATTCAGACCTTAAAAAAACGCCAGATGAGTACTGGCGTCGGAAGCTGACACCCGAGCAGTATCAGATTATTCGCGGCAAGGGCACCGAGCCGGCTTTTAGCGGTGTGTATTTGGATAATAAAGACAACGGGATGTATAAATGTGTGGCCTGCGGGCAGTCGCTGTTTTCATCTAATACCAAGTTCGATTCCAGCACCGGCTGGCCTAGTTTTTACCAGGCTGCTAGCGAAGGCGCGGTAGAGCTGCATTCGGATACCAGCCTCGGTATGGAGCGCACGGAAGTGATTTGTGCCCATTGCGGGGCGCACCTGGGTCATGTTTTTAATGACGGGCCGAAGCCTTCCGGCAAGCGTTACTGCATTAATTCGTTAGCACTGGAATTTGAGTCAGTGAAACCAGGTGGAGACACCAAGTGA
- a CDS encoding PGPGW domain-containing protein — MVVLNWTRKFVITLIGFAVLAAGLGLALPGIPGPGLLLMIAGFAILGLEYTWAKSALDSSKQKLRRITQPMQKTKAKTDPQENKPK; from the coding sequence ATGGTTGTACTAAATTGGACTCGTAAATTCGTAATAACTTTAATCGGCTTTGCGGTACTGGCGGCCGGCCTAGGCTTGGCCCTGCCTGGCATACCCGGCCCCGGCCTACTTCTAATGATCGCCGGCTTTGCCATTCTAGGGCTGGAATACACATGGGCAAAATCGGCTCTTGATTCCTCCAAGCAGAAATTAAGAAGGATCACCCAGCCAATGCAGAAAACCAAAGCCAAAACCGACCCACAGGAAAACAAACCCAAATGA
- a CDS encoding YbhB/YbcL family Raf kinase inhibitor-like protein translates to MKLISPVFENNSAIPPKYTCQGENINPPLNYVDVPEDAQSLALVVDDPDAPSGNFVHWLVWDIDPATPGIGENSVPEHAVQGRNDFGRQNYGGPCPHSGTHRYCFRLYALKTKLNLPPSASKSELEEAMKDKIIKHAEIGGQYVKQ, encoded by the coding sequence ATGAAGCTTATTAGTCCAGTTTTCGAAAACAATTCAGCTATACCCCCCAAGTACACCTGCCAGGGCGAAAATATTAATCCGCCTTTGAACTATGTAGATGTGCCAGAGGATGCCCAAAGCCTGGCGCTGGTGGTAGATGATCCCGATGCTCCTAGCGGAAATTTTGTGCATTGGCTGGTATGGGATATAGACCCGGCTACTCCTGGAATAGGCGAAAACAGTGTACCCGAACATGCCGTGCAGGGCCGTAACGACTTTGGCCGACAGAATTACGGCGGCCCCTGCCCGCACTCCGGTACCCACCGATACTGCTTTAGGCTCTATGCCTTAAAAACCAAACTCAACCTGCCACCTTCGGCCTCAAAATCTGAATTAGAGGAAGCCATGAAAGACAAAATAATAAAGCACGCCGAGATAGGCGGGCAGTATGTTAAGCAGTAA
- a CDS encoding ATP-binding protein has translation MDTPQKIEPQEILASRTSFYEQATRFVRWLVIAIVILTYAFIAPNEFWELSWLIVSALVYNIGMHIPVMLKQKWFVSKPLMIGIDNVFTLSLLYLTGGADSPYYSILVFMLISAGFWWGTPAVFIVSAGQTAGILAVSALLGQFNPIHLTGIALRCLIFTCVGLYAARLTRAERNERVNLSKISVQIDQERQRLLALINNMVDAVLVVSKEGRIILHNQMALHMMGNQKIADQSINELLRLTDAKNRPVEFNQIQKSATGSVKRRDLGLKMPDGSLINIEVNLTPYIVAQGDKEDNKGFVMVVRDITREKTLEQQQEEFISVASHELRTPVAIAEANISTALLPAYASDNKDTLRMMNQAHRNIKFLGDIITDLTTLSKAEQDILDVDLDPIDAGAFIEQIKSDHKEEAAAKNLEIKTEYPAVLAPVLSSEYRVKEILHNFVTNAIKYTKKGSVTISAKYAENPKDGIIFGVTDTGIGIASADQKKIFTKFFRSEDFRTRETGGTGLGLYIVKKLADRLNGEVWFESELNQGSTFYLRVPPYSQLKKDHSKVVVAETKSFFGSL, from the coding sequence TTGGATACACCTCAGAAAATAGAGCCGCAGGAGATTCTGGCTAGCCGCACCAGCTTTTATGAGCAGGCCACGCGCTTTGTACGCTGGCTGGTGATAGCAATTGTAATTCTCACCTACGCCTTTATCGCCCCTAACGAGTTTTGGGAGCTGAGCTGGCTGATCGTTTCGGCTTTGGTCTACAACATCGGCATGCATATCCCGGTGATGCTGAAGCAAAAATGGTTTGTTTCTAAGCCACTGATGATTGGAATAGACAATGTATTTACCCTTTCGCTGCTTTATCTGACAGGCGGCGCCGACAGCCCGTATTACAGTATTCTGGTATTCATGCTGATTTCGGCCGGCTTCTGGTGGGGTACCCCGGCAGTATTTATTGTGAGCGCTGGCCAGACGGCCGGTATCTTGGCGGTTTCGGCACTGCTCGGGCAGTTTAACCCCATACACTTAACCGGTATTGCTCTGAGATGTCTGATCTTTACCTGCGTCGGCCTATATGCTGCCCGGCTTACAAGGGCCGAGCGCAATGAGAGGGTGAATCTCTCTAAGATAAGCGTGCAGATTGATCAGGAGCGTCAAAGACTGTTGGCGCTGATTAATAACATGGTAGACGCTGTGCTAGTGGTAAGTAAGGAGGGACGGATTATCTTGCATAACCAAATGGCTCTGCATATGATGGGCAACCAGAAGATTGCAGACCAAAGCATAAATGAACTCCTGCGGCTGACTGATGCCAAAAACCGGCCGGTAGAGTTCAACCAGATTCAGAAATCTGCCACCGGCAGCGTAAAGCGACGTGATTTGGGGCTGAAAATGCCCGACGGTAGCTTGATTAATATCGAGGTCAACCTTACCCCATACATCGTGGCGCAAGGGGATAAAGAGGATAATAAAGGTTTTGTGATGGTGGTACGGGACATTACCAGAGAAAAAACACTTGAGCAGCAGCAGGAGGAGTTCATTTCCGTGGCCTCACATGAGCTGCGAACTCCGGTTGCGATTGCCGAAGCCAATATTTCTACAGCTTTACTACCGGCTTATGCATCCGACAATAAGGATACCTTGAGGATGATGAACCAAGCCCACCGCAACATTAAATTTTTGGGCGATATCATCACCGATCTCACTACACTCTCCAAGGCTGAGCAGGACATTCTGGATGTGGATCTCGACCCGATAGATGCAGGGGCATTTATTGAGCAGATTAAGAGCGATCATAAAGAAGAAGCGGCAGCTAAGAATTTGGAGATTAAAACAGAATATCCGGCTGTGCTTGCGCCGGTACTTTCAAGCGAGTATCGGGTTAAGGAGATTTTGCACAACTTTGTGACAAACGCCATTAAATACACCAAAAAAGGCTCGGTGACTATTAGCGCGAAGTATGCCGAGAACCCCAAGGATGGCATTATATTCGGCGTAACCGATACCGGCATTGGCATTGCTTCCGCTGACCAGAAGAAGATATTCACCAAATTCTTTCGCTCCGAAGATTTCCGTACCCGGGAAACGGGCGGAACCGGGCTGGGCCTCTACATCGTTAAAAAACTGGCCGACCGTTTGAATGGAGAGGTTTGGTTTGAAAGTGAATTAAACCAGGGATCTACATTTTACCTGCGGGTGCCACCATACAGCCAGCTCAAGAAAGACCATAGCAAAGTGGTCGTGGCCGAGACTAAGAGCTTCTTTGGTTCGTTGTAG
- a CDS encoding PQQ-dependent sugar dehydrogenase, whose amino-acid sequence MKKWLKWIVAGLISGALVLGAIQYFAYYQRPQPKTDIPQKENKAAPRIAVLAENLEIPWAIAFLPDKSLLVTERPGKVRLVGADGKLKSEPLLVLDDVWAQSEGGLLGIAVHPEFSKNRLVYLYYTYGGVGENTFNRVVRYRLEGDKLTSRSMVVDGIPGANNHNGGRIKFGPDRFLYIATGDAQEPSLAQDKNALAGKILRVTDDGKPAPGNPFGSRVYSYGHRNPQGLAWDSRGQLWATEHGQITQDEVNKITAGGNYGWPTVRGEQQREGMAAPVVQSGADTWAPSGTATLKQKLYFGGLRGQALFMVTLGEPTAPVKHFAGELGRVREVVVGPDGLLYITVSNRDGRGNPLAGDDKIYVVNPTKL is encoded by the coding sequence ATGAAGAAATGGCTTAAATGGATAGTTGCAGGCTTAATATCAGGCGCGCTGGTGCTTGGCGCCATACAATATTTTGCTTACTACCAAAGACCGCAGCCGAAAACCGACATTCCCCAAAAAGAAAATAAAGCTGCTCCACGCATAGCGGTGCTGGCAGAAAATCTGGAAATCCCTTGGGCCATAGCTTTTCTGCCTGATAAAAGTCTATTGGTAACGGAGCGGCCCGGCAAGGTAAGGCTGGTGGGCGCCGACGGCAAGCTTAAGTCCGAGCCTCTCTTGGTGCTAGATGATGTCTGGGCACAGAGTGAGGGCGGCCTACTAGGTATTGCAGTACACCCGGAATTTTCAAAAAACCGCCTTGTTTACTTGTATTACACATACGGCGGGGTGGGGGAGAATACTTTTAACCGAGTTGTACGGTACAGACTTGAGGGAGATAAACTTACAAGCCGGAGCATGGTGGTAGATGGCATACCGGGCGCGAACAATCATAATGGCGGCCGCATTAAGTTCGGTCCGGACAGGTTCTTATATATTGCAACCGGCGACGCGCAAGAACCTTCCCTGGCCCAAGATAAGAATGCTTTAGCCGGCAAAATATTACGGGTGACCGATGACGGCAAGCCGGCGCCAGGAAATCCCTTCGGCAGCCGCGTCTATTCCTATGGCCACCGTAACCCGCAGGGTTTAGCTTGGGATAGCCGCGGCCAGCTATGGGCAACGGAGCATGGCCAGATTACCCAAGATGAGGTGAATAAAATAACTGCGGGCGGCAATTATGGCTGGCCGACTGTACGGGGTGAGCAACAGAGAGAGGGGATGGCGGCGCCGGTGGTGCAAAGCGGGGCCGATACTTGGGCGCCTTCCGGTACGGCAACGCTTAAGCAGAAGCTGTACTTCGGCGGGCTGCGCGGGCAAGCGCTGTTTATGGTCACTCTAGGCGAACCAACCGCGCCGGTTAAACACTTTGCCGGTGAGCTAGGGCGAGTGCGCGAGGTGGTAGTGGGGCCGGATGGCCTGCTATATATTACCGTCAGCAATCGCGACGGGCGCGGCAACCCCCTAGCCGGCGACGATAAGATTTATGTTGTTAATCCAACCAAGCTATAA
- a CDS encoding STAS domain-containing protein — protein sequence MSVSEGIQAEPCEVSVSRQNGWVVLRVVEEEIDLYMAENFKAAIQGEMKDAVPMVIDLSQVKYLDSMTLGALVTAHKQVRHLGGLLHIVSSYEGIARMFEITGLHRVFELFDTLESATASKPGV from the coding sequence ATGAGTGTTTCGGAGGGAATTCAGGCAGAGCCTTGTGAGGTTTCGGTTTCACGCCAAAACGGTTGGGTGGTTTTACGCGTCGTAGAAGAAGAAATCGACCTGTATATGGCCGAGAACTTCAAAGCTGCCATACAGGGCGAAATGAAGGATGCTGTACCGATGGTGATAGATCTCAGCCAGGTGAAATACCTTGATTCTATGACTTTGGGCGCTCTAGTCACTGCGCACAAACAAGTACGGCATCTAGGCGGCTTGCTGCACATTGTATCTTCATACGAAGGTATTGCAAGAATGTTCGAGATCACTGGGCTGCATAGGGTTTTTGAGCTTTTCGACACTCTCGAATCCGCCACAGCCAGTAAGCCCGGGGTTTAA
- a CDS encoding VOC family protein, translated as MQKVIPCIWFESNAEEAMNFYTSAFPNSKIIEIERYAGDQGIPGEKELKGKVLTGIFEVYGLKLMCLDGGPLFKPGGNISLLVEFDTQEEIDAVWEKLLEGGKPQQCGWIVDKFGTTWQITPREFGEMMEKGTPAQKKALMAAMMPMVKLDLPKLKEAFESAK; from the coding sequence ATGCAAAAAGTCATACCATGCATCTGGTTCGAAAGTAACGCTGAGGAGGCAATGAACTTTTATACCTCAGCTTTTCCCAACTCTAAAATAATAGAGATCGAACGCTATGCCGGCGATCAGGGCATACCGGGAGAGAAGGAACTAAAGGGTAAGGTGCTAACGGGAATTTTTGAGGTCTATGGCTTAAAGTTGATGTGCCTGGACGGCGGACCGTTGTTTAAGCCTGGCGGCAATATATCATTGTTGGTGGAATTCGACACTCAGGAGGAGATAGACGCTGTCTGGGAGAAGCTGCTAGAAGGCGGCAAGCCTCAGCAGTGCGGCTGGATAGTCGATAAATTCGGTACCACCTGGCAGATTACTCCCCGTGAGTTTGGGGAAATGATGGAGAAGGGCACCCCGGCCCAAAAGAAGGCCTTAATGGCGGCTATGATGCCGATGGTTAAGCTGGATCTGCCCAAGCTCAAAGAGGCATTCGAATCAGCTAAGTAA
- a CDS encoding superoxide dismutase yields MFELPKLPYDYDALEPHIDARTMEIHHTKHHQTYVDKLNDALKGNDELLALDINELIQNIDEVPEDKRTAVRNNGGGHANHSFFWTIMSPDGGGEPGGELAEAIKSAFGGFEEFKAKFKEAAIGRFGSGWAWLCKDADGLHICSTANQDSPLSDGHIPILGLDIWEHAYYLKYQNKRPDYTDAWWNVVNWPEVERRYSA; encoded by the coding sequence ATGTTTGAGTTGCCTAAACTGCCATACGATTACGATGCCCTGGAGCCGCATATAGACGCGCGTACGATGGAAATCCACCACACCAAGCACCATCAGACCTATGTAGATAAGCTGAACGATGCTTTAAAAGGAAATGACGAACTGCTGGCGTTGGATATTAATGAACTCATCCAGAATATTGATGAAGTTCCGGAAGATAAAAGGACGGCAGTACGCAATAATGGTGGCGGCCACGCCAACCACAGCTTTTTCTGGACTATTATGTCGCCTGATGGTGGTGGCGAACCAGGCGGAGAATTGGCGGAGGCTATTAAATCCGCATTCGGCGGCTTTGAGGAGTTTAAGGCTAAGTTTAAGGAGGCCGCCATCGGCCGGTTCGGCAGCGGCTGGGCTTGGCTTTGCAAAGACGCGGATGGCCTACACATTTGCTCCACGGCTAATCAAGACAGCCCGCTAAGTGATGGCCATATACCAATCTTGGGCTTGGATATCTGGGAGCATGCTTACTACCTGAAATATCAGAACAAACGCCCTGATTATACCGATGCCTGGTGGAATGTGGTCAATTGGCCGGAAGTAGAAAGGCGTTATTCAGCATGA
- a CDS encoding serine hydrolase — MSVYVDGISRRGNVLDLSVYRPPARPVEAMSPAAPQGAMDGVHRKVFQPETATSAAAAVKPPRDWARTAVDVLPLALLAATAAITPLVYPKIILREAPPVLTAQPAPVQPTQHAVAPLTDIQNALNEYSAGSAVPISAMMIDLKTGAQAGTGAEKVFTSASLYKLFVAQAVYKMVDSGSLTLSSAVKGTGLSVEQCLNRMITVSDNPCAMALGSVIGWEKQNTTLAAAGYTGTTLHRTNPLKTTAGDTALLLKRLYDGTLLSPNSTQHFLDLLKAQKINNRLPASLPAGTVVAHKTGDLDGLSHDAGIVYGPKGDYVIAVMSGPWSNMGQAATSIAQLSVTVYGLANR, encoded by the coding sequence ATGAGCGTGTACGTGGATGGAATAAGCCGCCGTGGGAATGTATTGGATCTGTCGGTCTACCGGCCGCCTGCCAGGCCGGTAGAGGCTATGTCACCTGCGGCGCCGCAAGGGGCGATGGACGGAGTTCATAGAAAGGTGTTCCAGCCAGAAACTGCGACCAGTGCCGCTGCTGCAGTAAAGCCGCCCAGGGATTGGGCCAGAACGGCCGTTGATGTTCTGCCGCTAGCACTGCTGGCTGCCACAGCCGCTATTACGCCCCTGGTTTACCCAAAGATAATATTGCGGGAAGCACCGCCAGTCTTAACCGCCCAGCCTGCTCCGGTTCAGCCGACCCAACACGCGGTTGCTCCGCTGACAGACATTCAGAACGCACTGAATGAGTATTCTGCCGGCAGCGCCGTACCAATTAGCGCAATGATGATAGATCTGAAAACCGGCGCCCAAGCCGGCACCGGGGCCGAAAAAGTGTTTACCAGCGCCAGCCTGTACAAACTTTTTGTGGCCCAAGCCGTTTACAAAATGGTAGATTCCGGTAGCCTCACGTTGAGTTCAGCCGTTAAGGGTACAGGGCTGAGTGTGGAACAATGCCTAAACCGTATGATAACCGTATCTGACAACCCCTGTGCTATGGCTCTGGGCTCAGTAATCGGCTGGGAAAAGCAAAATACTACTCTGGCTGCGGCTGGTTACACCGGTACTACCCTCCACCGCACCAATCCGCTTAAAACCACCGCCGGCGATACCGCCCTTTTGCTAAAGCGGCTCTACGATGGCACGCTGCTTAGCCCCAATAGCACCCAGCACTTTTTGGATTTGCTGAAAGCCCAGAAGATTAACAACCGCCTGCCTGCCAGTTTGCCTGCCGGCACGGTAGTGGCTCACAAAACCGGCGATCTAGATGGCCTCAGCCACGATGCCGGTATAGTTTACGGACCCAAAGGCGATTACGTGATTGCCGTTATGAGCGGCCCTTGGTCGAATATGGGCCAAGCCGCCACAAGCATTGCCCAGCTCTCAGTCACTGTTTACGGTTTGGCTAACAGATAG
- the trmD gene encoding tRNA (guanosine(37)-N1)-methyltransferase TrmD, giving the protein MKIDIITLFPEMFKGPFDTSMLWKAQKDGLAEIKIHNLREYGIGERRTVDDTPYGGGDGMLLKPEPVVNAIEAAKKDNPKAKVIILSPQGKRFDQAEAQKLSIETGLILVAGRYEGFDERIMEFADAELSVGDYVLTGGELPAMVVTDAVVRLLPGVLGGEYSLADETFNEGLLEYPQYTRPVEFRGHKVPDILQAGNHGEIKKWRKEKSVEKTKRNRPDLLN; this is encoded by the coding sequence ATGAAAATCGATATTATTACTTTATTCCCAGAGATGTTCAAAGGGCCGTTTGACACCAGTATGCTCTGGAAAGCTCAAAAAGACGGCTTAGCCGAAATTAAAATCCACAATCTGCGCGAGTACGGAATCGGTGAACGCAGAACAGTGGACGATACGCCCTATGGCGGTGGAGACGGTATGCTGCTTAAACCGGAGCCGGTAGTAAATGCGATTGAGGCTGCCAAAAAAGATAATCCTAAGGCCAAAGTAATCATTCTCTCCCCGCAAGGCAAGAGGTTTGATCAGGCAGAAGCCCAAAAACTATCAATTGAAACAGGCTTAATTTTAGTAGCCGGCCGGTACGAAGGCTTTGATGAGCGCATTATGGAGTTTGCTGATGCAGAGCTTTCTGTAGGCGATTACGTTCTAACCGGCGGCGAGTTGCCAGCCATGGTAGTAACCGATGCGGTTGTAAGACTACTGCCCGGGGTGCTTGGCGGAGAGTACAGCTTGGCCGATGAGACCTTTAATGAGGGTTTGCTTGAGTATCCGCAGTACACGCGGCCGGTTGAGTTCCGCGGACATAAGGTGCCAGACATTTTGCAGGCCGGTAATCATGGTGAAATTAAAAAATGGCGCAAAGAGAAATCAGTAGAAAAAACCAAGCGTAACCGCCCGGATTTGCTTAATTAG
- a CDS encoding KH domain-containing protein has product MADLREQFIDYVVKSLVATPEAVRIERKQDDKGEFIELTVDAADMGKVIGKAGATAKSIRTLLRVVGAKDDLPPLPLKIVEPDGTTDAVVPADEAEEVQEIAEPKLEDDHRDLHEQTKREAQELADLEL; this is encoded by the coding sequence ATGGCAGACTTACGGGAACAGTTCATCGATTACGTAGTTAAATCTCTGGTAGCTACTCCAGAGGCGGTGAGAATTGAAAGAAAGCAAGACGACAAAGGGGAGTTTATAGAACTAACCGTGGACGCGGCCGATATGGGTAAGGTCATCGGTAAGGCCGGTGCTACCGCCAAAAGTATTCGCACGTTACTCAGAGTAGTGGGTGCCAAAGACGACCTGCCGCCTCTGCCGCTTAAGATCGTGGAGCCAGATGGTACAACCGATGCTGTAGTACCGGCCGACGAGGCAGAAGAGGTTCAAGAGATTGCAGAACCAAAGCTAGAGGACGACCACAGGGATTTGCATGAGCAGACTAAGAGGGAAGCCCAAGAACTAGCCGACTTAGAACTGTAA
- the rpsP gene encoding 30S ribosomal protein S16 produces MLVIRLARTGRKNYATYRIVAAESSRAATGKFVEILGNYNPHTKELTIKKEETLKRISNGAQPSNSVVRLLQKEKFELPEWVELKTKNRKPKKEPVVKEPASEAKAEAAPEEAPAAEADETKDAQQEAPTEAQLEAPAEEPKAEETQDAESEPAPEETVEEPVAEEAKPAEPEAEGERVAVAASENEQKIEENAPSEEKTETAEDTEDVIEDAEKAEETAADNAAEAAEEADSK; encoded by the coding sequence ATGCTAGTTATCCGCTTGGCCCGAACGGGCCGTAAAAATTATGCTACCTACCGTATAGTTGCAGCCGAATCATCCCGGGCTGCGACTGGTAAGTTTGTGGAGATTTTGGGCAACTACAACCCACACACCAAGGAGCTCACAATAAAAAAGGAAGAGACCTTAAAGCGGATCAGCAATGGCGCCCAGCCCTCAAACTCAGTAGTTAGACTGCTGCAGAAAGAAAAGTTTGAACTGCCTGAGTGGGTAGAGCTTAAAACCAAGAATCGTAAGCCAAAAAAGGAACCGGTTGTAAAGGAGCCTGCATCAGAGGCTAAGGCGGAGGCTGCACCAGAAGAGGCTCCAGCCGCGGAAGCAGACGAAACTAAGGACGCTCAACAAGAGGCACCAACCGAAGCTCAGCTAGAAGCTCCGGCCGAAGAGCCAAAAGCCGAAGAGACTCAAGATGCTGAATCTGAGCCAGCTCCTGAAGAAACCGTTGAGGAGCCCGTAGCGGAAGAGGCCAAGCCGGCCGAACCAGAAGCTGAAGGCGAGCGCGTAGCAGTTGCAGCTAGCGAAAACGAGCAGAAGATAGAAGAGAATGCCCCTTCGGAAGAAAAGACCGAAACAGCTGAAGATACCGAAGACGTAATAGAAGACGCCGAAAAAGCAGAAGAAACGGCCGCCGACAATGCGGCTGAAGCAGCCGAAGAAGCTGATTCAAAATAG
- the rnc gene encoding ribonuclease III: MEKTKKSLSELQQDLNTHFKDQSLLERAFIHRSYLNEHPKAGLEHNERLEFLGDAVLELVVTDYLYRNYPNPEGDLTNWRSALVKTESLSAVADKLELDQYLKLSRGESKGNARSRALILANCVEAVIGAIYIDQGYAAAGKFIDECIISTLPSILAEGSWVDPKSKFQEMAQDKEGHTPRYKVLDESGPDHDKTFTVGVYVGKRLLGKGQGSSKQAAQQQAAAAALKKY, from the coding sequence ATGGAAAAAACCAAAAAATCATTAAGTGAACTGCAGCAAGATTTAAACACCCATTTTAAGGATCAAAGCTTGCTAGAGCGCGCTTTTATACATCGCTCGTATTTAAATGAGCACCCTAAGGCCGGCCTGGAGCATAATGAAAGGCTAGAGTTTCTGGGCGACGCGGTACTAGAGCTGGTGGTTACCGATTATCTGTACCGTAACTACCCCAATCCAGAAGGAGATCTGACTAACTGGCGTAGTGCTTTGGTTAAGACCGAATCACTAAGCGCGGTAGCCGACAAACTAGAACTAGACCAGTACCTTAAGCTCAGCCGGGGTGAATCCAAGGGTAATGCCCGCAGCCGAGCCCTTATACTTGCTAACTGCGTAGAGGCCGTTATTGGAGCGATTTACATAGATCAAGGATATGCCGCCGCCGGGAAGTTTATAGATGAGTGCATTATTAGTACTCTGCCTAGTATTCTTGCGGAAGGCAGTTGGGTGGACCCAAAAAGCAAGTTTCAGGAAATGGCCCAAGACAAAGAAGGTCACACTCCGCGCTATAAGGTGCTAGATGAATCGGGACCGGACCACGATAAGACATTTACGGTTGGCGTCTATGTCGGTAAACGCCTGCTGGGCAAAGGCCAAGGTTCGAGCAAGCAGGCTGCGCAACAGCAAGCCGCCGCTGCCGCTCTCAAAAAGTATTAA
- a CDS encoding NUDIX domain-containing protein, which translates to MYTNQKKKKRKSNKPQSKPRTRAVREYTAGGMVFRHSQSGKDIDILMIQDRLGRWTIPKGHVEAGENLQQTALREVSEETGLKELAIRDKLDKIHFFYRREGRLIFMTTHVFLIEALGDTNALVLENSEGIVDVKWFSREKALELIEYKDTEHLFRLGLAKLQKV; encoded by the coding sequence ATGTATACGAACCAGAAGAAGAAAAAGCGAAAGAGTAACAAGCCCCAGTCCAAACCCAGGACTAGGGCTGTCCGTGAATACACGGCCGGAGGAATGGTGTTTCGCCATAGCCAGTCGGGTAAGGACATCGATATTCTGATGATCCAAGACCGCCTGGGCCGCTGGACGATCCCAAAGGGTCATGTGGAAGCAGGGGAGAACCTGCAACAGACGGCTTTGCGGGAGGTTTCTGAGGAGACCGGCCTAAAAGAGCTGGCGATTCGCGATAAGCTCGATAAAATCCACTTTTTTTACCGGCGCGAAGGGCGGTTGATTTTTATGACTACCCATGTGTTCCTAATAGAAGCCTTAGGTGATACCAATGCTCTGGTTTTAGAGAACAGCGAGGGGATCGTAGATGTTAAGTGGTTCTCGCGCGAGAAGGCGCTGGAACTGATTGAATATAAAGACACAGAACATCTTTTCAGGCTGGGCCTGGCTAAGCTGCAAAAGGTATAA